Proteins found in one Hevea brasiliensis isolate MT/VB/25A 57/8 chromosome 18, ASM3005281v1, whole genome shotgun sequence genomic segment:
- the LOC110631505 gene encoding nonsense-mediated mRNA decay factor SMG7-like, with translation MAGQRGFPTPILDTNSLVPLKDQNEKPNLLIEVTNVEKQLLAFIHTKGIMHSDVQTLYKKVCSSYEKIILNDREVAELQDVEYSLWKLHYRHIDEFRKRIKKSSANEEVIKSVATQSVAAAQRSNDNHLEGFKLFLSDATRFYQNLIVKIKRYNGLPEDFSFCGRGGNAVSVEPKKMQKLQFLCHRFLVCLGDFARYREQCEMSDTQNQNWSVAVTHYLEATKIWPHSGNPQNQLAVLATYVGDEFLALYHCIRSLAVREPFPDAWNNLILLFERNRSYHLHSLCSEAHFDFLNPSESTVQTNSQSTNDASNCKMVQARDEGSRGTHLWPLFIRTISFFFLKSSLDEFPFTFASCIKELDVLMALDDVQLKAATESYQRMDSARSGPFRNLQVVSIFIFVIENLIKSPEAGDSKDKNAIQQFDLTQEALTATFIFMGRLADRCLKANVLDSCPLFPALLVFTEWLVSTFDDAEVYGSDEKCRSAVSYFFGVYLELMKRFDINKGEVKPPGSIALWEDYELRGFAPLARFHALLDFSSHWGNAESYECGTECRAQRIINAAIKIADRSNSNRNWICYDKSGRKFHVPESNKFPNRKETEKVEFPGTVEEKESGQHIHKVTEEAEKIEEKPSNSHVNSKSVAMEEEEVILFKPLTRYNSAPLYSAISANDQTTSEDRADLIVPADECLRRATSLLIAQNQAHGDPSAFHSDLTNFRRKPLQQQEPLVKDAVALPFSEASISSSGPPPFSTSIAAGPPSLNAWVLNRGTLKNDRAEGKREMNKMPPFEEIASASLNDLSISDSENSVTSSGHEAETMRNSSAYSALLPSAPFLPDDASWFNGIQSTFYDYDGSGNINRTNNFFDASQVSNYSNWPGSHQPLDYGLGIPGLMDGYPPVRRMTSSEWLRQYRENHNLERTTNHARPVHSYVAVNTGNFYGHDTSRSGLFDQFGAPLAAINPLIYEERPPLHSGFPSVYGTVDYRREKLYPGYQRPRPHGCGAVNEPEPLLQYLKEKEWLLQQDPTLRGPTYMGS, from the exons ATGGCGGGCCAGAGAGGCTTTCCAACTCCAATCTTGGATACTAATTCACTTGTTCCCCTTAAGGATCAAAATGAAAAACCAAATCTTCTTATCGAG GTTACTAATGTAGAAAAACagttgctggcatttatccataCCAAAGGTATAATGCACTCTGATGTTCAAACCTTGTACAAAAAAGTTTGTTCTAGTTATGAGAAAATCATCCTTAATGATCGTGAAGTGGCAGAACTTCAAGATGTTGAATATTCTTTATGGAAGCTTCACTATAGGCATATTGATGAATTTCGTAAAAGAATAAAGAAAAGCTCTGCTAATGAAGAGGTTATAAAATCCGTGGCAACACAAAGTGTAGCTGCAGCACAGAGAAGCAATGACAATCATCTAGAAGGGTTTAAGTTATTTCTGTCAGATGCAACTAGATTTTATCAGAATTTGATTGTAAAAATCAAAAGATATAATGGACTCCCAGAAGACTTTTCCTTCTGTGGAAGGGGTGGAAATGCTGTTTCTGTTGAACCGAAGAAAATGCAGAAACTGCAATTCTTATGCCATCGATTTCTAGTTTGTCTTGGGGATTTTGCTAGGTATAGAGAGCAATGTGAAATGTCAGATACGCAGAACCAGAACTGGTCAGTTGCAGTCACCCATTACTTGGAAGCTACAAAGATTTGGCCACATAGTGGGAACCCCCAAAATCAG TTGGCAGTGTTGGCAACATATGTTGGTGACGAGTTCCTAGCTTTGTACCACTGCATAAGAAGTTTGGCAGTTAGGGAGCCTTTCCCTGATGCATGGAACAACCTTATTTTATTGTTTGAAAGA AACCGGTCATATCATTTACATTCCCTTTGTAGTGAGGCCCACTTTGATTTCTTAAATCCATCTGAAAGTACTGTCCAGACCAATTCTCAATCAACTAATGATGCATCAAATTGCAAGATGGTACAAGCTCGGGATGAAGGCTCGAGGGGAACACATTTATGGCCTCTTTTCATTAGAACAATAAGTTTCTTCTTCTTAAAATCCAG TTTGGACGAGTTCCCTTTTACTTTTGCATCGTGTATAAAAGAGCTGGATGTTTTGATGGCACTAGATGATGTACAATTAAAAGCTGCAACGGAGTCCTATCAGCGTATGGATTCAGCTAGAAGTGGTCCCTTTCGAAATCTTCAAGTTGTTTCTATATTTATCTTCGTCATTGAGAATCTAATAAAAAGCCCAGAAGCAGGAGATTCAAAAGACAAGAATGCTATACAACAGTTTGATTTGACACAAGAGGCATTGACTGCTACATTCATTTTCATGGGACGCCTCGCTGATAGATGTTTGAAGGCAAATGTCTTGGACTCTTGTCCCCTTTTTCCAGCTTTGCTTGTGTTTACAGAGTggctggtgagcacttttgatgaCGCAGAAGTATATGGATCTGATGAAAAATGTAGAAGTGCTGTGTCTTATTTTTTTGGTGTTTATCTTGAACTTATGAAGCGGTTTGATATTAACAAGGGTGAAGTCAAGCCTCCTGGAAGCATTGCTCTCTGGGAGGACTATGAGTTGAGGGGCTTTGCACCTTTAGCTCGTTTTCATGCTTTGTTAGATTTTTCAAGTCATTGGGGAAATGCAGAAAGTTACGAATGTGGAACTGAATGCCGTGCTCAGCGCATTATTAATGCTGCAATCAAGATTGCAGACAGATCAAATAGTAATAGGAATTGGATCTGCTATGATAAATCTGGTAGAAAATTTCATGTACCAGAGTCGAATAAATTTCCAAACAGAAAAGAAACTGAAAAGGTGGAGTTCCCTGGTACTGTGGAAGAGAAAGAGTCTGGTCAGCATATTCACAAAGTGACAGAGGAAGCTGAGAAGATTGAGGAGAAACCAAGTAACTCTCATGTGAATAGCAAATCTGTTGCCATGGAGGAGGAAGAAGTCATTCTTTTCAAGCCTCTCACAAGATACAATTCTGCCCCACTTTATAGTGCTATATCAGCTAATGATCAAACAACTTCGGAAGATAGAGCGGACCTGATAGTGCCTGCTGATGAGTGCTTGCGACGTGCAACTTCACTGTTAATAGCTCAAAATCAGGCCCATGGTGATCCTTCAGCTTTCCATTCTGATCTCACAAATTTCAGGCGCAAGCCATTGCAACAGCAGGAGCCTCTTGTAAAGGATGCTGTAGCACTCCCATTTTCAGAAGCCTCTATCTCTTCCTCTGGGCCTCCCCCTTTCAGCACCTCCATTGCTGCTGGACCACCCTCACTCAATGCTTGGGTCCTTAATAGAGGAACTTTGAAAAATGATAGAGCAGAAGGGAAGAGAGAGATGAATAAAATGCCGCCTTTTGAGGAAATTGCATCTGCATCCCTCAATGATCTCTCCATCAGTGATTCTGAGAATTCTGTCACTAGTTCAGGGCATGAAGCTGAGACCATGCGTAACTCTTCTGCTTATTCAGCTCTATTGCCTTCTGCTCCATTCTTGCCTGATGATGCTAGTTGGTTTAATGGAATTCAATCTACCTTCTATGACTACGATGGCTCAGGAAACATCAACAGAACAAACAATTTCTTTGATGCATCACAAGTGAGCAACTATTCAAATTGGCCAGGTTCTCATCAGCCGCTTGATTATGGTCTTGGTATTCCTGGTCTAATGGATGGATATCCACCAGTGCGCCGAATGACTTCTTCTGAATGGCTTCGTCAATACAGGGAAAATCACAATCTTGAGCGAACCACGAATCATGCACGGCCAGTGCATTCATACGTCGCTGTGAACACTGGAAACTTTTATGGTCATGATACGTCTAGGTCTGGTCTTTTTGATCAATTTGGAGCCCCTTTGGCTGCTATTAATCCATTGATTTATGAGGAGAGGCCACCATTACACTCAGGTTTTCCTTCTGTTTATGGTACTGTTGACTACAGAAGGGAGAAGCTCTATCCTGGTTATCAAAGACCAAGGCCTCATGGGTGTGGTGCGGTGAATGAGCCTGAGCCTCTTCTGCAGTATCTAAAGGAGAAAGAATGGTTGCTCCAGCAAGATCCCACATTGAGAGGCCCTACGTATATgggaagttga
- the LOC110631532 gene encoding uncharacterized protein LOC110631532 — MENKQLDVSPAKAVLLGALAPGVNGPTRNTLKSAFLMLGSCLAVMLGLAFSSSDSSLILHVGFLVLIAATLFLLLSWFLSQIGLVSVEYQMREMDLLPDDHRK; from the exons ATGGAGAATAAGCAATTGGACGTATCGCCAGCAAAAGCAGTCTTATTAGGAGCGCTAGCTCCTGGTGTTAAC GGTCCTACAAGGAATACACTGAAATCAGCGTTTCTGATGCTGGGTTCTTGCCTTGCTGTGATGCTTGGCTTAGCCTTCTCTTCAAGTGACTCTTCTTTGATACTTCATGTTGGGTTTCTTGTTCTAATAGCTGCCACCCTCTTCTTGCTTCTTAGCTG GTTTCTTTCTCAGATTGGTCTGGTTTCAGTTGAATATCAAATGCGAGAAATGGATTTGCTCCCAGATGATCATAGAAAGTAA